A single region of the Spirochaeta lutea genome encodes:
- the thrS gene encoding threonine--tRNA ligase — MPQTGVKEQDPKAEKLYRIRHTTAHVMAEAVLRLFPQAKIAIGPPIENGFYYDFELPRKLNEEDLPDIEEQMRAIIQGKHDLTREVITRAEAAERFADQPYKLELLEAIPEDEEVSLYTLDSFTDLCRGPHVENTRELNWKAFKLMSIAGAYWRGDEKNKMLTRIYGTAWEDPKQLREYLDYLAEIEKRDHRRIGRELDLFSLHEEAGPGLVYWHPKGARIRHEIETFWKEEHYKNGYEMVATPHVGKSWLWETSGHLDFYKDSMFNSMEMDASEYFAKPMNCPFHIMIYNSGKHSYRELPFRWAELGTVYRYEKSGVLHGLMRVRGFTQDDAHIICTPDQVFDEISEALRFSLFMIRSFGFTQFKAYLSTKPAEKSVGDQQDWDVATEALRKAIEAAELDYEVDEGGGAFYGPKIDLKIKDAVGREWQLSTVQFDFNLPPRFNMTFVDSDGKEKRPYMVHRALLGSIERFFGVLTEHYAGAFPVWLSPEQVVVIPVAPAFEDGAAALAKELKDMGFRAQADLSDDRMNAKIRKHQAQKVPYMLVVGEKELENRTVSIRTRKNDRMEMPLDEFKAFLAGKIAEKAEL, encoded by the coding sequence ATGCCACAGACAGGTGTAAAAGAACAGGATCCCAAGGCTGAAAAGCTCTACCGCATACGGCATACCACCGCCCATGTTATGGCTGAGGCGGTGCTGCGGTTGTTTCCCCAGGCCAAGATAGCCATTGGGCCGCCCATCGAGAATGGGTTTTACTATGATTTTGAGCTTCCTCGAAAGCTGAATGAGGAGGATCTGCCGGATATTGAAGAGCAGATGCGCGCCATTATTCAGGGAAAACACGACCTGACCCGGGAGGTTATAACCAGAGCTGAGGCAGCGGAGCGGTTTGCAGACCAGCCCTACAAGCTTGAGCTCCTGGAGGCCATTCCCGAGGATGAGGAGGTGTCCCTGTACACCCTGGACAGCTTTACCGATCTCTGCCGCGGGCCCCATGTGGAGAATACCCGGGAGCTCAATTGGAAGGCCTTCAAGCTCATGTCCATTGCCGGGGCATACTGGCGGGGAGATGAAAAAAACAAGATGCTCACCCGGATTTACGGAACCGCCTGGGAGGATCCCAAACAGCTTCGGGAGTACCTGGACTACCTGGCGGAGATCGAAAAGCGGGATCACCGGCGTATCGGCCGAGAACTTGATCTTTTCAGTCTCCACGAGGAGGCCGGTCCGGGGCTGGTGTACTGGCATCCCAAGGGTGCCCGGATCCGTCACGAGATTGAGACCTTCTGGAAGGAAGAGCATTACAAGAACGGATACGAGATGGTGGCTACCCCCCATGTGGGCAAGAGCTGGCTTTGGGAGACCTCAGGCCATCTGGATTTTTATAAGGACTCCATGTTCAACTCCATGGAAATGGATGCCAGCGAATATTTCGCCAAGCCCATGAACTGTCCCTTCCATATCATGATCTATAACTCAGGAAAGCATAGCTACCGGGAGCTGCCCTTCCGCTGGGCGGAGCTGGGGACGGTGTACCGGTACGAGAAATCAGGGGTGCTTCACGGGCTGATGCGGGTTCGGGGGTTTACCCAGGATGATGCCCATATTATCTGTACCCCCGATCAGGTGTTTGATGAGATATCCGAGGCGCTCCGGTTCAGCCTCTTCATGATCCGGAGTTTTGGGTTTACCCAGTTTAAGGCCTACCTGTCTACCAAGCCCGCGGAGAAGTCCGTAGGCGACCAACAGGATTGGGATGTAGCTACCGAAGCCCTTCGCAAGGCTATTGAGGCTGCAGAACTGGATTATGAGGTGGACGAGGGCGGCGGAGCCTTTTACGGTCCCAAGATCGACCTTAAAATAAAGGATGCGGTTGGCCGGGAGTGGCAGCTTTCCACCGTGCAGTTCGACTTCAATCTGCCTCCCCGGTTCAATATGACCTTTGTGGATTCCGACGGCAAGGAGAAGCGCCCCTATATGGTGCATCGTGCGTTATTGGGTTCCATTGAGCGGTTTTTCGGTGTCCTTACGGAGCATTATGCCGGAGCCTTTCCCGTATGGTTAAGCCCCGAGCAGGTGGTGGTTATTCCTGTAGCCCCTGCCTTCGAGGATGGGGCGGCCGCCTTGGCTAAGGAGCTCAAGGATATGGGATTCCGGGCCCAGGCCGATCTTTCGGATGACCGAATGAATGCCAAGATCCGCAAACACCAGGCTCAAAAGGTGCCCTACATGCTGGTGGTCGGAGAGAAGGAGCTGGAAAACCGCACCGTCTCCATCCGCACCCGGAAAAACGACCGTATGGAGATGCCCCTGGATGAGTTTAAGGCCTTCTTGGCGGGAAAGATCGCCGAAAAGGCGGAGCTTTAG
- a CDS encoding CDP-alcohol phosphatidyltransferase family protein — translation MEHKKRLTLSIITVTAVLFALQSLIFRQLMKYYGIPGRVLGDYLIVSSITHVLLAVTLLLFRFAFYNVQTGERVDYINLPNAITMVRISSTPAILFLLFLNMQYPVIRPLIIYTVVAFISDLLDGNVSRRTKQVTKIGAYLDSMSDYGVLIAVSVAFLYFDLVTFAFFLLVMVRFLVQWIGMGIVTLINRKWADHRSSFLGKASVFATMSLYGVALLKLIPRAERIAIETWFPYAEAFVAVVLIISLLEKLAFLFHDIQDAKKARGNPGP, via the coding sequence ATGGAGCATAAAAAACGCTTAACTCTAAGCATCATCACGGTAACTGCCGTCCTCTTTGCCCTCCAATCTCTTATCTTCCGCCAGCTTATGAAGTATTACGGAATCCCTGGCAGGGTCTTAGGTGATTACCTGATAGTCAGCTCCATCACCCACGTACTACTGGCGGTAACTCTGCTGCTGTTCCGATTCGCTTTTTACAACGTACAGACCGGTGAACGGGTGGATTACATCAACCTACCGAACGCCATCACCATGGTCCGTATAAGCTCAACCCCGGCAATACTATTTCTGCTCTTTCTTAATATGCAGTATCCGGTCATTCGCCCCCTCATTATATACACTGTGGTGGCATTTATTAGTGATCTTCTGGATGGTAATGTTTCAAGACGGACAAAACAGGTAACAAAAATCGGCGCCTACCTGGATAGCATGAGCGATTACGGCGTCCTCATTGCGGTTTCGGTAGCGTTCCTGTACTTCGACCTGGTTACCTTTGCATTCTTTCTGTTGGTAATGGTTCGTTTTTTGGTTCAATGGATTGGCATGGGAATAGTAACCCTAATAAACCGTAAGTGGGCGGACCACCGCTCCAGTTTCTTAGGCAAGGCTTCGGTCTTTGCCACCATGAGCCTCTATGGAGTTGCATTATTAAAGCTGATTCCCCGCGCCGAGAGGATCGCCATTGAGACCTGGTTCCCCTACGCGGAAGCCTTTGTTGCTGTGGTTCTTATCATATCCCTCTTGGAAAAGCTTGCCTTTCTATTCCACGACATCCAGGACGCAAAAAAGGCCCGGGGAAATCCGGGCCCATAA
- the glgX gene encoding glycogen debranching protein GlgX yields MAVEANCNYCRDLHDDAGNTITVRPGKALPFGATLTPHGVQFSLFSRHATMVSLCLFSDSQDDTPTIEIDLIPEINRTGDCWHVLVEGIAPGQLYLYRVDGPYEPSEGHRFNANKLLIDPYAKALTGDFQWNLGEALGYDPESPEQDLSFSTTFDAAVMPKCIVIDDDRFDWQGDRPLNYPLYNTVIYEAHVKGLSKHPSSGVEHPGTFRGVIEMIPYLTSLGITSLELLPIQEFDEYEYNHRSNPETGQPLTNYWGYSSLAFFAPKARYCADGYRGEQVDEFKEMVRELHKAGIEVILDIVFNHTGEGDQMGHTLSFRGIDNSIYYILDENKRYYKNFSGCGNTLNCNHPVVRGLIIDSLRYWVQEMHVDGFRFDLGSILGRDQFGNLMENPPVINRIAEDPVLRGTKIIAEAWDAGGAYQVGSFPGGRWAEWNDRYRDTLRSYWRNDRGVLSDFATRFSGSSDLYKWNGRKPYHSINYVTAHDGFTLNDIVTYNEKHNFANGEENRDGHNHNITYNYGFEGETSDWNINENRNRQVKNFLASLLLSTGTPMMLAGDEFRRTQKGNNNAYCHDTPLSWMDYGDIEKHRDIFRFLVLVIQLRKEHPALQRQEFYLGKDLSDNQVLDIGWYNEYGSAVDWNRAENLLALRIDGSKKEIHADQDDWDFYIMMNPGLYDQYFSIPKPPAQQHWARIIDTAQPSPGDFLEPRDEKPLKGRVYLVESRSMVVLISRRD; encoded by the coding sequence ATGGCGGTAGAAGCCAATTGTAATTATTGCAGAGATCTACATGATGATGCAGGCAATACCATCACCGTGAGACCCGGTAAGGCCCTGCCCTTCGGTGCAACCCTTACACCCCACGGCGTCCAGTTCTCTCTCTTCTCCAGGCATGCCACCATGGTAAGCCTCTGTCTGTTCTCTGATAGCCAGGATGATACACCCACTATCGAGATCGATTTGATTCCCGAGATTAACCGGACTGGTGACTGCTGGCACGTTCTGGTTGAAGGGATTGCGCCCGGACAGTTATACCTGTACCGGGTTGATGGGCCATATGAACCCTCCGAGGGGCACCGGTTCAATGCAAATAAACTGCTCATCGATCCCTACGCCAAGGCCCTTACAGGTGATTTTCAATGGAATCTTGGAGAAGCCCTGGGGTACGACCCCGAAAGTCCGGAACAGGACCTGAGCTTCTCGACCACCTTTGACGCAGCGGTCATGCCCAAGTGCATTGTAATCGATGACGACCGCTTTGATTGGCAGGGAGACCGGCCCCTAAACTATCCCCTGTATAATACCGTCATCTATGAAGCCCATGTAAAGGGGTTGTCAAAACATCCGTCCTCCGGGGTGGAGCATCCCGGGACCTTTCGCGGTGTCATCGAAATGATTCCCTACCTTACCTCTTTGGGTATTACCAGCCTCGAACTGCTTCCCATTCAGGAATTCGATGAATACGAGTACAATCACCGGTCAAATCCCGAGACAGGACAACCTCTGACGAATTATTGGGGATACAGCAGTCTTGCCTTTTTTGCGCCCAAGGCGCGCTACTGCGCCGACGGGTACCGGGGCGAGCAGGTGGATGAGTTTAAGGAGATGGTTCGAGAGCTGCACAAGGCCGGAATTGAGGTGATTCTCGATATTGTATTCAACCACACCGGAGAGGGCGACCAGATGGGGCATACCTTGAGCTTCCGGGGTATTGATAATTCGATCTACTACATCCTCGATGAGAATAAGCGGTACTACAAAAATTTCTCGGGCTGCGGAAATACCCTGAACTGCAATCATCCGGTGGTTCGGGGGCTCATAATCGATTCTCTGCGGTACTGGGTGCAGGAAATGCACGTGGACGGGTTTCGCTTTGATCTAGGTTCCATCCTGGGGCGGGACCAGTTCGGCAATCTCATGGAAAACCCGCCGGTTATCAATAGAATCGCCGAGGACCCCGTGCTCCGTGGCACCAAGATCATTGCCGAGGCCTGGGATGCCGGGGGTGCCTACCAGGTGGGGAGTTTTCCCGGAGGCCGGTGGGCCGAGTGGAATGACCGATACCGCGACACCTTGCGCAGCTACTGGCGGAATGACCGCGGTGTGTTAAGTGATTTTGCGACCAGGTTCAGCGGCAGTTCAGATCTTTACAAGTGGAACGGCCGGAAACCCTACCACAGCATCAATTACGTAACAGCCCATGACGGGTTCACCCTCAATGACATTGTTACCTACAACGAGAAACATAACTTTGCAAACGGCGAGGAGAACCGAGACGGGCATAACCACAACATCACCTATAACTACGGATTTGAAGGAGAGACCAGCGACTGGAATATCAATGAAAATAGAAACCGCCAAGTGAAGAACTTCTTGGCCTCCCTACTCCTATCTACCGGAACCCCGATGATGTTGGCAGGAGACGAATTCAGGAGAACTCAGAAGGGAAACAACAATGCGTACTGCCACGACACCCCCCTGTCCTGGATGGATTACGGTGACATTGAAAAACACCGGGATATATTCCGGTTCCTAGTGCTGGTTATTCAGCTGCGCAAGGAGCATCCTGCACTGCAGCGCCAGGAGTTTTATCTTGGGAAGGATCTGAGCGATAATCAGGTTCTGGATATCGGGTGGTACAATGAGTACGGCTCGGCAGTGGACTGGAATAGAGCGGAAAACCTGCTGGCCCTGAGGATCGACGGAAGCAAAAAAGAGATACATGCCGATCAGGATGACTGGGATTTTTACATCATGATGAACCCCGGGTTGTATGATCAGTATTTTTCCATACCCAAACCGCCGGCCCAGCAGCACTGGGCGCGGATTATCGATACAGCCCAACCAAGTCCAGGGGACTTTCTGGAGCCCCGGGACGAGAAGCCCCTGAAGGGCCGGGTCTACCTGGTTGAAAGCCGGAGCATGGTGGTCCTTATCAGCCGTCGCGATTAA
- a CDS encoding alpha/beta fold hydrolase, producing the protein MENRTYLDGPSKIAYRTYGVPDGSPVLILHGLFGMADNWHTIAGKLVQAARDNGSDIYVVVMDLPDHGFSPWVDELNYRVLADAVVLTIRGLGLVRPVLMGHSMGGKTAMLTAALNPQLISGLIVVDIAPRAYPDGHSGIIQALEELPVSQLETRQAADAALAKSLPSAVLRSFLLKNLRQEEAGYSWLFNIQGISQGYSELRSWHHTDARYDGPMEVIAGAESDYIQPARGDIELIQQYCSDAGVTMINGAGHWVHSHKREEFLRVLTEILSKWHIL; encoded by the coding sequence ATGGAAAATAGAACCTACCTTGATGGCCCCAGCAAGATTGCCTACCGAACCTACGGCGTACCGGATGGATCCCCTGTGCTCATTCTTCACGGACTCTTTGGTATGGCTGATAACTGGCATACCATTGCCGGAAAATTAGTACAGGCGGCCCGGGACAATGGATCCGATATATATGTGGTGGTTATGGACCTCCCAGACCACGGGTTCAGCCCCTGGGTGGATGAGTTGAACTACCGGGTACTAGCCGATGCGGTGGTGCTCACCATTCGAGGTTTGGGGTTGGTGCGGCCGGTTTTGATGGGGCATTCCATGGGCGGGAAGACTGCCATGCTGACTGCGGCGCTGAATCCCCAACTGATTTCCGGCTTGATCGTGGTGGATATTGCTCCCCGTGCCTACCCTGACGGGCATTCAGGGATCATACAGGCCCTGGAGGAGCTTCCTGTATCACAATTAGAAACCAGGCAGGCTGCTGACGCCGCCCTGGCCAAGAGTCTACCCAGTGCGGTATTACGGTCATTCCTGTTGAAGAACCTTCGCCAGGAGGAAGCGGGGTATTCCTGGTTATTTAATATTCAAGGTATATCCCAGGGGTATTCGGAACTTCGGAGCTGGCATCACACTGATGCACGGTACGACGGGCCAATGGAGGTCATTGCCGGGGCTGAGTCCGATTACATCCAACCTGCCCGGGGGGATATTGAGCTTATTCAGCAGTATTGTTCCGATGCCGGCGTAACAATGATAAACGGTGCCGGCCATTGGGTGCATTCCCATAAGCGGGAAGAGTTTCTCCGGGTTCTAACGGAAATTTTATCCAAGTGGCATATACTCTAG
- the secF gene encoding protein translocase subunit SecF translates to MNTAIDFSKTRMLFFVVSLILIVGGIAGTIIQGGFNLGIDFQAGLSMRVQIDSNAQNLEIGQVRQALTSLDGSEVQSIGPDGAGQFTVRVRDDGSVPGFEDVVSSQVLEALGQAFGSVEVLEQSYVGPRFSEDLTSQAIWLVTLAVGLILVYLWFRFRIAYAVSSVIALVHDVIIMIGFFGTFQVELTSATIAAILTIVGYSLNDTIVIFDRIRENEKLLSGQKIGVITNASINQSLSRTVITSLTTLVAVVAIFIFTTGQIKDFALALMVGILVGTYSSIYIASPFFEMFHKTQVKRGTAPAVPAKTN, encoded by the coding sequence ATGAATACAGCAATAGATTTCAGCAAGACAAGGATGCTCTTCTTTGTGGTATCCCTGATTCTTATCGTCGGCGGCATTGCCGGTACCATAATTCAGGGCGGGTTTAACCTGGGAATCGATTTTCAGGCCGGATTGAGTATGCGGGTTCAGATAGATTCAAATGCTCAGAATCTGGAGATTGGTCAGGTCCGCCAAGCCCTGACTTCCCTGGATGGCAGCGAGGTTCAGAGTATCGGCCCCGACGGAGCCGGCCAGTTCACCGTCCGTGTTCGTGACGATGGTTCGGTGCCTGGGTTTGAGGATGTGGTGAGCAGCCAGGTTCTCGAGGCCCTGGGACAGGCCTTCGGCTCGGTAGAGGTACTGGAACAGTCCTATGTGGGGCCACGCTTCAGTGAGGATCTCACCAGCCAGGCGATTTGGTTAGTTACCCTGGCGGTTGGGTTGATACTTGTGTATCTCTGGTTCCGGTTCCGGATTGCCTACGCGGTGAGTTCGGTGATCGCCCTGGTTCACGACGTTATTATTATGATCGGTTTTTTCGGAACCTTTCAGGTTGAGCTTACCAGTGCGACTATCGCGGCAATTCTGACGATTGTTGGATACTCCTTGAACGATACCATCGTAATTTTTGACCGGATTCGGGAAAATGAGAAGCTCCTCTCTGGTCAGAAGATCGGTGTCATTACTAACGCTTCTATAAACCAGAGTTTGAGCCGGACTGTGATTACCAGTCTTACGACCCTGGTGGCGGTGGTAGCGATCTTCATATTTACCACCGGCCAGATAAAGGATTTCGCCCTGGCATTGATGGTGGGTATTTTGGTGGGAACCTATAGTTCGATCTACATTGCCTCACCTTTCTTTGAAATGTTCCACAAGACCCAGGTGAAGCGGGGTACTGCTCCCGCGGTACCGGCGAAAACAAACTAG
- a CDS encoding carboxypeptidase M32, translated as MTEVQKKALESLKSIDREVYLLSHIGAALGWDQETYMPEEAVDERSEQGALLSSLGHSRVASDGLAEALEALGAGDFLLTEQGWAQAENSLAPGLTETDRALIRHVYRAHKRATCLPDSLVRELSQTTSKAQTVWAKARKQDDFESFRPYLEKIIDLKRQEAEAVGYGDHPYDALLDTYEPGMKTAEVQQVFDALGAELVPLVQAIKDAPQVDDSFLEKHYPVAGQEAFGYEVLNAMGYDLTRGRMDVTAHPFTTTLGTKDVRITTRYAENFFKTGIFSIIHEGGHALYEQGFSPEIAGTSLADGTSLGIHESQSRTWENMIGRSRPFWDHFLPRLASRFPENLKDVSSEAFYRGINKVEPSLIRVEADEVTYSLHVMLRFNLETRLITGEIAVKDLPELWRQESRRLLGIEPAKDADGVLQDVHWSFGLFGYFPTYALGNIIGAQFFQVMEQQLPDLQNMISRGDFAPILQWLRDAIHQYGSAKTAGELIRRITGGGLDSRPFMEYLRTKYRDVYRLSL; from the coding sequence ATGACAGAAGTACAAAAAAAGGCCTTAGAAAGTCTAAAAAGCATAGACCGGGAGGTATACCTTCTGAGTCATATCGGCGCCGCCCTGGGCTGGGATCAAGAAACCTACATGCCCGAGGAGGCGGTGGATGAGCGGTCCGAACAGGGGGCCCTTCTGAGCTCCCTGGGGCATTCCAGGGTTGCTAGCGATGGTCTTGCCGAGGCTCTGGAAGCCCTGGGGGCCGGGGATTTCCTGTTGACCGAGCAGGGGTGGGCGCAGGCGGAGAATTCCCTCGCTCCGGGGCTTACGGAAACGGATCGTGCCCTGATCCGGCACGTGTACCGGGCTCATAAGCGAGCAACCTGCCTGCCCGACAGCCTTGTCCGGGAACTGTCTCAGACCACCAGTAAGGCGCAGACCGTCTGGGCTAAGGCTCGAAAGCAGGACGACTTTGAGTCCTTCCGGCCCTATCTGGAAAAAATAATCGATCTAAAGCGTCAAGAAGCCGAGGCGGTGGGGTACGGCGATCATCCCTACGATGCATTGCTGGATACCTACGAGCCCGGGATGAAGACCGCAGAGGTTCAGCAGGTTTTCGACGCCCTGGGGGCGGAACTGGTTCCCCTGGTACAGGCAATCAAGGATGCGCCCCAGGTGGATGACAGCTTTCTGGAGAAACACTACCCCGTGGCTGGACAGGAGGCCTTCGGATACGAGGTTCTCAACGCCATGGGTTACGACTTGACCAGGGGACGGATGGATGTCACAGCGCATCCCTTTACCACCACCCTGGGCACCAAGGATGTACGGATTACAACCCGGTATGCGGAAAACTTCTTCAAAACCGGAATATTCTCTATTATCCATGAGGGTGGGCATGCCCTCTATGAGCAGGGGTTTTCTCCGGAGATCGCCGGAACCAGCCTGGCTGACGGAACCAGTCTGGGGATTCATGAAAGCCAATCCCGAACCTGGGAGAATATGATCGGCCGATCCCGCCCCTTCTGGGATCACTTTCTGCCCAGGCTGGCATCGCGGTTCCCCGAGAATCTGAAGGATGTTTCCTCAGAGGCCTTCTACCGGGGTATCAATAAGGTGGAGCCCAGCCTGATCCGGGTTGAAGCCGACGAGGTGACCTACAGTCTGCACGTTATGCTCCGCTTTAACCTGGAAACCCGGTTGATTACCGGGGAGATAGCCGTCAAGGATCTTCCTGAACTCTGGCGTCAGGAAAGCCGCAGGCTTCTGGGTATTGAACCTGCCAAGGATGCGGACGGGGTACTGCAGGACGTGCATTGGAGCTTCGGGCTCTTCGGGTACTTTCCTACCTATGCCTTGGGAAACATCATAGGTGCCCAGTTCTTCCAGGTTATGGAGCAGCAGCTTCCGGATCTCCAGAATATGATTTCCCGGGGTGATTTTGCGCCCATTCTCCAATGGTTAAGGGATGCGATCCACCAGTACGGCAGCGCCAAAACCGCCGGCGAACTGATCCGCCGGATCACCGGCGGCGGCCTGGACTCCCGGCCGTTCATGGAGTATCTGCGTACTAAATACCGGGATGTCTACCGCCTTTCCCTCTAG
- a CDS encoding DUF2147 domain-containing protein: MKSTVIMPIGSTPRARRVGLRSNRRDGAVMVLLAVLVLGSGAVFGQSAAQDPILGYWFSLDEETGQPNAAWHIGRDSRGQAIGRTVYFFDEEQDILATELDRTYDGIPLRGDLRTQELRRVPLIYGLDWRSTGHWAGGYIIDPRDGKRYGCELILHQPNSRRAVNNALTLEVKGKVLIFSQSEYWVRGDESRIPPAYRN, translated from the coding sequence ATGAAATCTACTGTTATAATGCCAATAGGTTCGACACCCCGGGCGCGTCGGGTCGGACTGCGATCCAACCGGCGGGATGGGGCAGTGATGGTACTGTTGGCTGTATTGGTCCTGGGTTCCGGGGCGGTATTCGGCCAATCTGCCGCCCAGGACCCGATTCTGGGCTACTGGTTCAGCCTGGACGAAGAAACCGGACAGCCCAATGCTGCCTGGCATATCGGACGGGATTCCCGGGGTCAGGCTATCGGACGAACGGTGTATTTCTTTGATGAAGAGCAGGATATCCTCGCCACCGAGCTGGATCGAACCTACGACGGGATTCCCCTGAGGGGTGATTTGCGCACCCAGGAGCTCCGAAGGGTTCCGCTGATCTACGGTCTGGATTGGAGATCCACCGGGCATTGGGCTGGGGGCTACATCATTGATCCCCGGGATGGTAAACGATACGGCTGTGAGCTCATCCTGCATCAACCCAATAGCCGCAGGGCGGTTAACAACGCCCTCACCTTGGAGGTCAAGGGTAAGGTGCTCATCTTCTCCCAGAGCGAATACTGGGTCCGTGGGGATGAATCCCGAATCCCGCCGGCGTACCGGAACTAG